From the genome of Patagioenas fasciata isolate bPatFas1 chromosome 17, bPatFas1.hap1, whole genome shotgun sequence, one region includes:
- the LOC136109101 gene encoding solute carrier family 2, facilitated glucose transporter member 11-like yields MTGFLSDLVQYQGLFQMISVLGIGGTFQIGFQISSITYMSQHVKAFINETWLERYGYPLHQDNLLLLWSIIVSIFGIGGLLGSSGSRYLTAKYGKKKCLLCNNLLMIVAASIMGCSKTARSFEMILIGRFMCGLSAGLCVPLHHQYVGEISPQKIRGFATSTASFFWSLGKAIGQITGQRELLGSQALWPMLMASCGLPALVQLVTLPFFPESPPYLLMHKGDQEGCKKAIRQLWGEGHHQAEIDDIMREKATMKNIKILSVLELMKEPAFRWQLYMIVTLTATIQLCGITAVYFYTFEVLQAAGFDERMISYLTLSVGLSELVATVLCSSIIERLGRKVLLRGGYSIMCSLLAGITVTLSLQDWYFWMPYCSLCLIILFVVVFGAGPAGATVSIRSEIFQLSCRPPAFVIGAVVNWLGVFVIATTFPFIVERLKHFCFLIFMVVLFTSVIIIHLFLPETKGKSIAEITEEFNKLNFKKKHIPTISKHVTEDYAFCTRL; encoded by the exons ATGACCGGCTTCCTATCAGACCTG GTACAGTACCAGGGTCTCTTTCAAATGATCTCTGTCCTGGGGATCGGTGGAACATTCCAAATTGGCTTTCAAATTTCTTCAATCACCTACATGTCTCAG CATGTTAAGGCGTTCATTAATGAAACCTGGCTGGAGCGATATGGCTACCCCCTCCATCAGGATAACCTCCTGTTGCTATGGTCTATCATCGTGTCCATCTTTGGTATAGGAGGCCTTTTGGGTTCTTCAGGAAGCAGATACCTGACTGCCAAGTATGGCAA AAAGAAATGTCTCCTCTGCAACAATCTGCTCATGATAGTGGCAGCGTCTATCATGGGCTGCAGTAAAACAGCTCGGTCCTTTGAGATGATTCTAATTGGACGCTTCATGTGTGGATTAAGTGCCG gTCTTTGTGTTCCCCTACACCACCAATATGTTGGAGAAATTTCCCCTCAGAAGATACGCGGATTTGCAACATCTACGGCCTCTTTCTTTTGGTCACTGGGAAAAGCCATCGGGCAAATTACAGGACAAAG GGAGCTGTTGGGCAGCCAGGCCCTGTGGCCCATGCTGATGGCCTCCTGTGGACTTCCAGCACTGGTCCAGCTGGTGACTCTGCCCTTCTTCCCTGAGTCCCCACCTTATCTCCTCATGCACAAAGGAGACCAGGAAGGCTGCAAAAAAG CCATAAGGCAGCTTTGGGGTGAAGGCCATCACCAAGCAGAGATTGATGACATCATGAGAGAGAAGGCAACAATGAAAAACATCAAGATCTTGAGTGTCCTGGAGCTAATGAAAGAACCAGCTTTCCGTTGGCAGCTGTACATGATAGTTACTCTGACCGCCACAATTCAGCTATGTGGCATCACTGCA gtttatttttacacttttgaagTCCTCCAGGCTGCCGGCTTTGATGAAAGAATGATCTCCTATTTGACCCTCTCTGTCGGGCTCTCTGAACTCGTAGCTACTGTACTCTGT AGCTCCATCATTGAGCGACTGGGAAGGAAAGTGCTCCTGAGAGGAGGCTACTCAATCATGTGTTCACTGCTAGCTGGGATCACCGTGACTCTCTCCCTACAG GACTGGTATTTCTGGATGCCATACTGCAGCCTTTGCCTGATTATCTTGTTTGTAGTTGTGTTTGGAGCTGGACCAG CTGGTGCCACGGTTTCCATTAGATCTGAAATTTTCCAGCTCTCATGCAGACCACCCGCCTTTGTGATCGGCGCGGTTGTCAACTGGCTGGGCGTCTTTGTGATCGCAACAACCTTCCCATTCATTGTG GAAAGACTCAAGCACTTCTGCTTCCTCATCTTTATGGTGGTACTTTTCACTTCGGTGATAATTATCCACCTGTTCCTTCCAGAAACAAAAGGGAAATCAATTGCGGAAATCACAGAAGAATTTAATAAGCTAAACTTTAAAAAGAAGCATATTCCGACAATTTCAAAACATGTCACAGAGGATTATGCCTTCTGCACCAGGCTTTGA